In a genomic window of Candidatus Manganitrophaceae bacterium:
- a CDS encoding alpha-E domain-containing protein has protein sequence MLSRVAERVYWVARYIERAENSARLVNACTHQMLDLPKGLAPGWRQLVEIIGGGPGFEENYQTYNEHNTVSFLVADRFSPSSILASVSSARENMRTTRELLPTEAWLHCNELYLYVNTHSREGVPRRGRHAFLKEVIFRCQQLSGLLAGTMSHDVAYDLVCLGRNLERADMTSRIVDSAISILMPGRRTPDRYDSLLWVNVLKSSSGYQMYRQHMRGRVEGTGVVKFLLQDRYFPRAVAHTVAAAEVNLRNLPRNEAPLDRLLVLRDRIDRADIYEMNFVEMHEFIDRLQLTLNEIHSQIFHTWFHIQYPMRRGQTQTARS, from the coding sequence ATGCTCTCCCGGGTGGCGGAGCGGGTCTATTGGGTGGCGCGCTACATCGAACGCGCCGAGAACAGCGCGCGTCTCGTCAACGCCTGCACCCACCAAATGCTCGATCTTCCCAAGGGGCTGGCGCCCGGCTGGCGGCAGCTCGTCGAGATCATCGGCGGCGGTCCCGGTTTCGAAGAAAACTATCAGACCTACAACGAGCACAATACCGTCAGCTTTTTGGTCGCCGACCGCTTCAGCCCCAGCTCCATCCTCGCGTCGGTCTCCTCGGCCAGAGAGAACATGCGGACCACCCGCGAGCTGTTGCCGACCGAGGCCTGGCTCCATTGCAACGAGCTTTATTTGTACGTCAACACCCACTCGCGCGAGGGGGTGCCGCGCCGCGGCCGCCACGCTTTCTTAAAAGAGGTCATCTTTCGCTGCCAGCAATTAAGCGGTCTCCTGGCCGGCACCATGAGCCACGATGTCGCCTACGACCTGGTCTGCTTGGGACGCAATCTGGAACGGGCCGACATGACGTCGCGCATCGTCGACAGCGCCATCTCCATCCTGATGCCGGGCCGGCGGACACCCGATCGGTATGACTCCCTTCTCTGGGTAAACGTGCTCAAATCCTCGAGCGGCTATCAGATGTATCGCCAACACATGCGCGGCCGGGTGGAGGGGACCGGGGTGGTGAAGTTCCTGCTGCAGGATCGGTATTTCCCGCGCGCCGTCGCCCACACCGTCGCCGCGGCGGAGGTGAATCTGCGAAATCTGCCGCGAAATGAGGCGCCGCTCGACCGTCTCTTGGTTTTGCGGGACCGGATCGATCGGGCCGACATCTATGAGATGAACTTTGTCGAAATGCATGAATTTATCGATCGGCTCCAGCTGACCCTCAATGAGATCCACAGCCAGATTTTTCATACCTGGTTCCATATTCAATACCCCATGCGCCGCGGCCAGACCCAAACGGCCAGGAGCTGA
- a CDS encoding circularly permuted type 2 ATP-grasp protein, with translation MSIDWKRYDPCGFYDEMIDFPGEPRTLASGMVAHLQSLSSDEIRARQKAAESAILEMGITFTVYSEGSNIDRAWPFDIIPRIISPKEWSMTEAGLQQRVRALNLFIGDLYGKQRIIRDGIFPAELLAHSKNFRRECVGIQPPREVWAHICGSDLIRDEQGTFYVLEDNLRVPSGVSYMLENRVLTKQVFGELFENYSIQPVDDYPSHLFDMLSSIAPHTDEFPKIVVLTPGIYNSAYFEHSFLAQQMGAELVSGPDLVVGDDDCVYMSTIDGWQKVDVIYRRIDDLFLDPEVFNKDSVLGVPGLMRAWRKGNVGLANAPGAGVADDKVVYAFVPQIIRYYLGEEPIIPNVPTYVCLNDQDRKYVLDSLDQLVVKPANESGGYGMLIGPTASKKELAEFAERIKADPRNYIAQPLIKLSTVPTLCEDRVEPRHVDLRPFILQGERMYVTPGGLTRVALRKGSTVVNSSQGGGSKDTWVANTEAV, from the coding sequence ATGAGCATTGATTGGAAGCGTTACGACCCCTGCGGTTTTTATGATGAGATGATCGATTTCCCCGGAGAGCCGCGCACCTTGGCGTCGGGGATGGTTGCCCATCTCCAGTCGCTCAGCTCCGACGAAATCCGCGCCCGTCAAAAGGCGGCCGAATCTGCGATCTTGGAAATGGGAATCACCTTTACGGTCTATAGTGAAGGGTCGAATATCGACCGTGCCTGGCCTTTCGACATCATTCCGCGGATTATCTCCCCGAAAGAGTGGAGCATGACCGAGGCGGGCCTGCAGCAACGGGTGCGTGCCCTCAATCTCTTCATCGGCGACCTTTACGGGAAGCAGCGGATTATCCGAGACGGCATTTTTCCGGCGGAGCTGCTCGCCCATTCCAAAAATTTCCGCCGCGAATGTGTCGGCATCCAACCTCCCCGGGAGGTCTGGGCGCATATTTGCGGCAGCGACCTGATCCGCGACGAGCAGGGAACCTTCTACGTTCTCGAAGACAACCTCCGGGTGCCCTCCGGGGTCTCGTACATGCTGGAGAACCGGGTCCTGACCAAGCAGGTCTTCGGCGAATTGTTCGAAAATTATAGCATTCAGCCGGTAGACGATTATCCAAGCCACCTCTTCGACATGCTCTCTTCGATCGCCCCGCACACCGATGAATTTCCAAAGATCGTCGTCCTCACCCCCGGGATCTATAATTCGGCTTATTTCGAACACTCCTTCCTGGCGCAGCAAATGGGCGCGGAGTTGGTGAGCGGTCCCGATCTGGTCGTCGGCGACGATGACTGCGTCTACATGAGCACCATCGACGGCTGGCAGAAGGTCGATGTCATCTACCGCCGAATCGACGACCTCTTTCTCGATCCGGAGGTCTTCAACAAAGACTCGGTCCTCGGGGTGCCGGGCCTGATGCGTGCCTGGCGCAAGGGGAATGTGGGCCTGGCGAACGCACCGGGCGCGGGGGTGGCGGACGACAAAGTGGTCTACGCCTTTGTGCCGCAGATTATCCGATACTATCTCGGTGAAGAGCCGATCATCCCCAACGTCCCGACTTATGTTTGCCTGAATGACCAAGACCGCAAATATGTCCTCGATTCTCTCGATCAGCTGGTCGTGAAGCCGGCCAATGAATCGGGCGGGTACGGCATGCTGATCGGGCCGACCGCCAGCAAGAAAGAGCTGGCGGAGTTCGCCGAGCGGATCAAGGCCGACCCCCGCAACTATATCGCTCAACCGCTGATCAAGCTCTCCACGGTGCCGACCCTCTGCGAGGATCGTGTGGAGCCGCGTCATGTCGATCTGCGCCCGTTTATCCTGCAGGGGGAGCGGATGTATGTGACGCCGGGCGGACTGACCCGCGTCGCTTTGCGGAAAGGGTCGACGGTGGTGAACTCCTCCCAGGGGGGCGGCAGCAAAGATACCTGGGTGGCGAATACGGAGGCGGTATGA